DNA from Ignavibacteriales bacterium:
AACAGTGAAGGAGTAGAGTCATATCAGAAATATTATCCATCAAAGAGTAAATGGTTTGATAGAAGGTATCACTATTCAAATACACCGGAAGAAATGATAATTGAATGTCCCTGGTGTTTTTCTCAGACAACCTACTATGATGGTAAATTATTTAACAAGTGCGAGGTTTGTGGTATGGGAATCAATGAAGAGGATTTATATGTCATATAGTCCACAAATAAAAGGTGATCTTGTAAGAAGATTGTATCAGCTAAAGCAAAAAGAAAAGCGACCGATGACAAGACTGGTAAACGAAGCTGTAACAGAATACTTAGAAAAGAAGGAGAAAGAAGATGGCAAAGAAAGATTTATTCGGAATGATAGCTGAGCTAATCGAAAAAATTTTAAGAGAAATCTTTGGAGGTAAGAAATGAAAGGATGGATCGCCTTAGCTTTTATTGTAGCTGAAGCAATAATCAGGATAATTGTCTGGAAGGATGATAAATGAACTTTCTTGATGAACTATTGCAGGAAGCCGAGATAAAAGAAGAGGAGCAGACTGAAGCCTACTTTGATCTGCTCTTGCTTCAGATAAAGCAACTTACAAAACAGATTGAATACAACTTCTCACAGAGCGAGAAAGAATGTTCTATGATTAACAGTTTTGTTCTTCATAAGAACGCACAGTTACAGGAAAAGATCAGATGGTTAGAGATTAAGCTTGAAGCTTTTATTAAAGAAAAGAAAGAGAAGACAATTGCTCTTCCTAACGGAACACTTAAGATGCATAAAAAACCGGATAAAGTTGAAATTGAAAATCTTGATTTATTCTTAAAGAAAGCAAAGCCAGAGATGCTTACTGTTGTTCCTGAAAGTTATAAACCGGAT
Protein-coding regions in this window:
- a CDS encoding host-nuclease inhibitor Gam family protein encodes the protein MNFLDELLQEAEIKEEEQTEAYFDLLLLQIKQLTKQIEYNFSQSEKECSMINSFVLHKNAQLQEKIRWLEIKLEAFIKEKKEKTIALPNGTLKMHKKPDKVEIENLDLFLKKAKPEMLTVVPESYKPDMNKIKNYIKSKPVPPGIKITEGKEEFSYKLNGVEDGRAKETGIGVEQNSELRAVV